DNA sequence from the Corvus hawaiiensis isolate bCorHaw1 chromosome 6, bCorHaw1.pri.cur, whole genome shotgun sequence genome:
GTGATGGTTTTGGTTAATATTGCAAATAATCTGTTTTGTCTTTTAGATGGTGTGAGCACAGATGCCGTGGATGACTCTAAAAttactgaacagaaaaaaaaacctcaaagtcTAGATGGAGGAAAAGTAGAAGAGTTGCAGATTGTAAAGAACCTAGAggatgaaataagaaaattaaataacaaaTTGTCTTCTgccaaagcagaaaacaaaaatcttctgAAAGAGCAAGAATTTGCAAAGCtagaaaaaattcaaatagcACAAGATTATGAAAAGCTTAAATCTGACTTTAGTGTGCTTCAAAGATCTGTGGCAGAGCAAGATGCTCTCCTGAAAGAACAGAAGCAGCTCCAGTCAAAGACATCACTACCACAAGATGTTGTCAGACTACAGCAAGCATTGTTAGGTActaagattattatttttttattattttttaatagtttgTTTTCGCaggtttttacttttaaaactcaaaatttattttatgaatttGAAACTGAATATGAGAATATATACCTTTTAAGTGTTGCtgctttagaaaagcattgtCCATTGAAGTACAgtgaagcagaaaagagaacGTTGTTAGGACTAGTGTAGTTATCGTAGGGGTTTCTCATTAGGGAAGTAATCATGTCTGCCAACTGTttggtaggggtttttttctttaaaagtgaGTAAGCCTCAATAGAagttgtttgtttaaattcAAAAAGTACATtcttgtgtatgtgtgtatgtatgctAATATCTTCTTGAGGAAACACTAACATACCTATATAAGGAATATATCTGTaggtagaaaatattttaatattgcaTAACTGATAAACTGTAGTACCAAAGTCCTCCTAATGTGGGATCAGTTGTGAAAGTAATGCTCTGCTTTGTGGTAGTGACTGATGGTATGTTTGAATCTTTCATGGCCCTGGTGCTTGTCATCACAAAATGCTGTGAAACTATTCTCTTCTGAGCAGCAGCGTTCTGTTTGGGAAAGGTGGGAGaatgattttgttttattgttgtttgAAAGGTAGTAAAAttatctattttatttcattttcctttatagaagcagaaaatgaaatagcAAGACTTTCCAGTTTAAATCAGGTAAAGCAATTTCTAAATTAAGCCAACAAAAAAACTCATAGCAATAGTAACTGGTAGAAAACACACGTTTTggtaattttggggttttttttgaacaTTCACACTTCTACATAAATAACATTGTaatgtaaaaggaaataattgtAGTTTAATTCTATAATTACATGTGGAATTTATAGAAACAATACATTTTTACTTGTGAAACTCCAGTGTATTCTATTAAGGAAAACCATTCAAGTTCTACATATCTTATTGTTACCTAGAAAGCTataacatacatttttaaagtactAATAGTACATTTTGTAGAATACAtcatttttcacttctgctttaGCATATTTCAGTTTCAGCACTTACCAGTTGGGAAATACTTCTCTTCTATGTAGTACTTGTAATAATAGTGCATTCCATCTTACTGATGAAGTGAAGCAGTGGAACATAACACACCTTTAGTTTTTGGTGTGGTTGACTTGGTCCTTTATAAACTCTCCAACTCGAGagatttggtttattttactttgtatCCAGTAGTATTTTTCAATTGAGGATTTCTGTGTTTCGCTTTCATTCAAGGGTTCCCATAGCATTTTTCAGAATGATGTTATTTAGATGCGCTTGATTAAAACTTCCTGTCTCACCATGCAGCCTGCTGTGTTTAGGGTGGCTCTTGCAGTTATAATAGTTTATCCCAGCTGTCAATCCATACCTCACAGGCGGATATAACTTCTTACCATACCATGGCTTTTTGTGCAGAAGTTTATAAACTGCACTCCTAAACCAAGCGATGAGGAAATAAATGTGTATGTATGAATAGTGGAGACAAATACTTCACAATAAAGAATCTTTAACTGGGGAAGTATTCCTGTAGGCTTAGAGATTCCAACATAATTTCAGCAAGATAAAGTCTGATacttacaattttattttttttttattttgagggaCTTGAGAAGGAACTGACAAGTGCACAACATAAACATGAGAATATTCTTTCTTCGAATACAGAGGATCAGAATTCAGAAATAAATCAATTAAGACAAgatttggaaaggaaagaacaTGAATTAGATGAAAGTGTTGCTGAAAGAGAAACATTAATAGCAGAGTTGGAAGAACTAGACAAGCAGAATCAAGAAGCTACTCAGGTAATAAATACTTCAACTAATTATTGAACTGCTGAATAAATGTTTAGAGTTGATCTTTGAACATAGATAGCAGGGAAATACAAGTTATCCTCTGAGgtctaaaaagaaaattgggGCCAGTATTTCTCCATACCTACCATCTCAATGAGAAATTCTGAAGTGCAAGTAAAACCCACTTGTTATAGACAAAGGAATAATACAGTGTGTCAGCTATCCATAAGGGATGTTACTTTACGAAGTCCAGTTAAATAGTCCCTGATTTTTCATTGCAGCATTTCTGATTAAATTTATCCTGGTAGTATTCTGACTGTTTTATGACAGTAAAATCAATCATAAtttgaaacttttttccttttaaaatttttaattatgttgAATATTTAAGTTACTTTATTGCAAGTTCTTTATAATATGAGCATTTGTGGAGTAAAAAAAGTCACCAACTACATATAATCAGAAACTTAAGAGTTGCAAGCCATGTGTTTTCAATTATTGTTTTACCAATGAATCACCTATGAAATGAATCCAAACAGGTATGTTGAAACAAGAAGTTGAAAATAGAATATACAGATAATTTAAATGTAGTGCCGCcctttttttaagcaattttgTTTGCTGAATTCCAACTGTCTTGAGAAATTCtgacagttctttttttttaagcagtttggtttttatttcttgatttaGGTAGTTTTAAGGTTCTTTTAGGGGGGGAtggtgttctttttttttttttttttggtagtgaAATGTCATCTGTCCCTGTTTgatatttggttttaattaatttgacTAGGTGATACAACTTGATAACTTACGTTGGCAactaagaaacattttttcctctgaattttttttattgtttagaGGATAAAAGTGAATGAAATGCATAGTTCAGCTGGTTCTCCTACCCTAATGAATTctgttttgtgttcatttcCAGCATATGATTACACTGAAAGAGCAGCTGTCAAAGCAACGCACAGAAACTGATAGTATCATCACACAGCTGAAACTTGACATAGATTGTGAAAGAAACAAAGTATCAGAATTAGAAACTGAGAAGATGAAAACTATTAAAGAGTTGGAtagtcagaaagaaaaactaaaccAATGTTCATGTGCACTTAATGATTTGCATATAATTAAGCAGCAGCTACAAGATAATATTAAAGATCTTCAGGAACAATTAAGGAAAGCCCAGGACTGTAATTTGCAtagtaaaaaagaaattggaGAATTGCAGCAGAAActaaaagaaagagaggaggaacTTTGTGTATCCTTGAGCCAGTTAACAGAAAAAAGTAATGAGGAATCTAACAACACTTGTCAAGATCTgattctgaaagaaagagaagttgAAATTACAAAACTACAGAATgatgtttcagaaaataaacaacTCAATGAAGATTTACAGAAATCTCTGTCTAATCTTagaacagaaaatgcagagcTGATAGTAGCCATTGAAGACCTAAAACAGGAGTTAAGTGATgccatttcagagaaaaagaaagtttatttGGAAAAAGACACTGTTGTGGAggctttgaaaatggaaaaaagacaGTTAGAGAGTGAATTAAATGAGACAGAGAAGAGGCTTTTGGAACAAGCACATAATTATAAGCAAACTATCCAGGAGTTATCAAATGCCCGTAGTATGGATACCACTGCACTGCAGCTTGAACATGAGCGCCTGGTTAAGCTCCATCAAGAGAAAGACTTTAAGATTGCTGAGCTTAAAAGGAGCATTGAGCAGATGGAAATTGACCATCAAGAAACAAAAGAGATGTTAACTACTAGCTTAGGAGGACAAAAGCAGTTGACAGATCTCATTAAAGAGAAAGAGGTATTcattgaaaaatacaaaaatcaagCCTTACAGGTGAAGCAGGAACTTGAGGAATATATGAAAGTTTCAAAAAAGCAGGATGTCTTAAAACAGAACTTGGAGGAGAAAGACAGAAGTCTTGCAGtcatgaaggaagaaaataatcatttgaaagaagaaattgaACGCCTTAAAGATCAGCAAAGTAGATCTACACCTGTGGTTGAGCCTAAAACTTTGGATATTATTATTGAACTTGAAAGTGAGGTAACACAGTTAAAAGTGATAAAGACTAAtcttgaagaagaaataaaagttcaCAAAAAAACAATAGAAGATCAGAATCAAACAACAGTGAAACTTCAGCAGTCACTGCAGGAGCAGCGAAAGGAAATAGATGAGTCCAAATTTCAGTGTGAGCAAATGAATGTCACACATGAAAGACTCTTTTTAGAGAAAGATGAGGAAATCAAAAACTTGCAGAAAACAATAGAACAAATTAAAACTCAGTTGCACAAAGAGAGACAGATTATTCAGACTGATTCTTCTGATCTTTTTCAGGAAACCAAAGTTCAAACCCTTAatggagaaaatggaaatgaaaaacatgACTTATCTAAAGCTGAAATTGAAAGACTAGTGAAAGGTATCAAGGAAAGGGAGATGGAGATTAAGCTCTTAAATGAAAAGAATGTTTCTCTAAGTCAGCAAATTGATCAGTTGTCTAAGGATGAAGTTGGTAAACTTACTCGGATCATTCAAGAGAAGGATTTAGAAATACAAGCTCTTAATGCCAGAGTTTCCTCAGCTTCCTACAGGCAGGATGTTCTGTCCCTTCAGCAGCAACTGCAAGCTTATGTTATGGAAAGAGAACAAGTACTAGCAGTTCTAAGTGAAAAGACAAGGGAAAACAGTCAGTTAAAAACAGAGTATCGTAATATCATGGACATGGTCGCTGCTAAAGAAGCAGCTTTGGTGAGGTTGCAAGAGGAGAACCGAAAATTATCTAATAGATCCGAAAACAGCAGTCAAGACATGTCTAGAGAAACTATTCAGAATTTGTCCCGTATCATTCGAGAAAAAGATATTGAAATAGATGCCCTAAGTCAAAAATGCCAAACCTTATTGACTGTCTTGCAGACATCCAATACAGGTGCTGGTAATGGGGCAGGAGGTGTGAATAGTAATCAGTTTGAGGAACTTCTGCAAGAACGTGATAAACTAAAACAGCAagtaaagaaaatggaagagtgGAAACAACAGGTAATAACCACGGTTCAGAACATGCAGCATGAGTCGGCTCACCTCCAAGAAGAGTTACACAAGCTGCAAGCACAAATTTCAGTTGAAAGCGATAGTACTTCAAGACTGCAGGTAGATTATAATGGCTTGATTCAGAGTTATGAACAGAatgagaaaaagctgaaaagtttTAGTCAGGAATTAGCACAAGTTCAACACAGCATAGGACAGCTTTGTAACACTAAGGATCTTCTCCTGAGTAAACTGGATTTGGTAACACCGtctgtggcagcagctcccactgtTTCACAGCTTTCAGATGTTCaatgcagtcctcctgaagcaCTCAGTGAGGAGTATAAACTCCTTCAAATTGAGTtggaacaactgaaaaaaaagttacaagaAAAAGATTCAACTATTAGGACTCTTCAGGAAAACAATCAGCGATTATCTGATTCTGTTGCTGCAGCATCAGAGATTGAAAGAAAGAGTCAAGAAGAGACCGAATCAGAGATGAGGCAGatcaaagaaaaacatgatGTGTTACAGAAATCACTTAGGGAAAAAGATATATTAATTAAATCTAAAAGTGATCAGTTACTTTCTGTGAGTGAAAATCTTagtaacaaagaaaatgaaaatgagctTTTGAAGCAAGCTGTAACTAatctaaaagaaagaaatttgatTTTAGAAATGGATATTCgaaaactgaaagaagaaaatgaaaaaatagttACAAGGtgcagggaaaaagaaacagaattccGTGCACTTCAGGAGACTAATATGCAATTTTCAATGATGCTGAAAGAGAAAGAGTTTGAGTCTCACTCAATGAAGGAAAAAGCTCTTGCTTTTGAGAAGCTGttgaaagacaaagaacaggTACATAAGTTCATACTTAGGACTATCTCTTAAAACTAGACAACTTCAAAATAATACTCTTCCTggatatttttctgtgttgcaaAGCCATAGATGTGCTAGCCTTTTCCTTGTTAGATCAATAGTATCTTTACATTCTTCCTGGCAAAGACTATGCCTCTGGTAAAACCGTTGGCCGTGTTTGAAATACTTGTCTGTGTCTTCAACAGGGCAAGACAGGAGAATTGAATCAGCTGTTAAATGAAGTTAAATCAATGCAGGAGAAGGCTGTTACTTTTCAGCAAGAGAGAGACCAAGTCATGGTAGCActcaaacaaaagcaaatggaGAGCAGTGCCCTGCAGAGTGAGGTACCAACAAATAATTTATAGTtgcaagaaataaatgaaaaaagaataacAAATTGCATCCGTAATATTTTTTGGATTATCTTAGTAGCAATCACTTGTTAAAAGCACTTAAAATCAATACACTTGCAATGTGCTTGAATGGGCATGTGTTacatttgcttaatttttttttatgagaagtaacagattttttttttatgtccaAGTAACTCAAAGTATGTTCTACACAGGTACAGCATTTGCATGAGAAGGAGCAGCGCCTAAATCAGGAACTGGAGAGGCTGCGGAATCACCTTTTAGAAATGGAAGACTCCTACACCAGAGAAGCTTTAGCTGCAGAAGACAGAGAGGTCAAGCTaagaaaaaaggttttgattttggaagaaaaacttGCATCCTCATCTACTGCAGTAGAGAATGCCAGGTAGTCTTTTAAATACCACAGTTAACTAGACTGGTGCTGATGGTTCTATTATACTGAATTGCCATCCTGTAACTTACTAAGcacttgagaaaacaaaaagatacAAACTTTTGTTACTCAGAATCAAGAGGGTGATTTGAAATATACTTGGCTACTGTTGAGAATTTAATACATTTCTCCTTTTAATAGCAACTATTGAAATCTTATATGGTTAACAGTGCTTAGAACTAGGGAAAAAATCCTCAACCTATCAGTTTAGTTGTGTGTTaaatcaaaaaagaaagtgaCTTAACTTACTTTGAAGTCAAGGCTTCATTCAGTTTGAAAGAGTCTTATTTTATACACTTCAGTGCACAGATGTGACTGTCATGCTTTGTGAATTGCTTTCGAGACACATGCACATTCTTACTTTGTCCCTGATGCCATGGAAAGTATACACTGCTGAGAACTTCCTTCTTCTTAGTGTAAACATATAGATAGAGCAAGATGCATTGAATTTCTCATGGATAGCAGACTCTGGGACGCTAGAAccagttgttgggtttttatttatttgccgTAAACAGTTTTTTCAGCCAGAACAATGAAAGCCCAAGTATTAAAATTACTTACTGCTTATCTTGACTGCTTTAGTATCTTATTTAAGCAAATTTTGGTTGCTTCAAGCAAAATAATTCTTCTTTTCATGTTATTACAGTTGTCCAAATgaagaagtattttaattaaaaatatgtatatagCTGCAGTCTTGGGTTTTGAGGTTTTCTAAGCACCAAAGATGGATTCTGCTCTTAACTTTCTCAGGAGATCTCCAAGTTGAGCAgaattttttgtgaaaaattcTGGAGAAAGTGTAAGTGTTGGGAGACGGTTTTGTGAAATCTGAGTGTTTCTTAATTCTACATCAAACTTTTCAAATACCTTTCAAGAAATACTGCCTGTTTCCCAGCCAAGTAAATCAGGTTCAGAATATTTTTGCATAATGGGAAAGTAAATGGAGCATTCCATTGTTAGTATGTAGCAAGCTATACGGAGTTCTTGGAGACCAGGTTAGAAAGTAAGAACTGGTAGAAAGACCTATTGATTCATAGTCATTGAAGTAGACAATTAGCAAGATAtggattcttcttttttttttttattgtcaagATTTTGTTGCCAGACttcattaaaatatctttttaggttggttttgtttgtttgtttttgaagagGAATTGGGGGCAAAAATgccataatttttttaagttgagCTGAAAAATTCTAAGCTATTGTTTGCTGGGATTTGATTTTCTCTGTGATAATTTCTGTTATTTAAGTAATGTATCTTGTTTTCATTAAGTCATCAGGCTAGTCTGCAAGTTGAATCTTTGCAAGAACAGTTAAACCTGGTTACCAAGCAGAGGGATGAAACTGTTCTGCAGCTGACCATCTCCCAGGACCAAGTGAAGCAGTATGCACTGTCTCTGGCCAACCTGCAGATGGTACTAGAGCAGTTCCAACAGGGTAAGGTTTGTCAAGAAATAGCAAAGATTGCAACAAGTATGTTTTAGCTGGGATAGTTATCATATATTGAtgcttttgaaatattatttacCTGGTTAACTTTTTGATAGCCTGAATTTAAGAATCTGTTGTCCgtttaaaaacttaaaaaacaaattctGTGAAAACTGTTGATCAATATCACATTTAAGAAACTTGAATTCCACCTCTACCTCATGAAGACCAGATATGATAATGCTGAGGTTTTGCAATTGCATATCTCAAGAAGAGTTACATGTTgcaaattaagatttttttgttttgtctcttattttttatcatttagaagaaaaagctATGTATTCAGCAGAACTGGAAAGACACCAGAAACAGAGTGCAgaatggaagaagaaagcagaaaacctaGAAGAAAAAGTTGTGTCACTGCAGGTGGGCCGAATAATGAAATTGAACCTTGTCAAACTACTTTTTAATTCTTGACTGAGTAAGCAAAGCAGCATTCTTCTGCTGACCCTCCATTTTCTGAGGGTGTTTACAATCCAGTTATTTGAAAGAACAAGTGATTGGAGTCTCTTCATATGTCATGTCTGATGTGTGTTGTGTTAGTGTCATTGTGATAGCGATCTCCCTTGCTTCTCTTTTTGTCCCTTTCCAACCCTCTATTTAGGAGAGTTTAGAAGAGGCAAATGCTGCCCTGGATGCAGCATCCAGGCTTACTGAGCAGCTTGACATCAAAGAGGAGCAGATTGAAGAACTTAAGAAAGAAGGtaacaatattttcttcatttctgcttaaaatatttcaagcagCTGAGGAGACTATGTAGTATTCCTAGAAACTTATTAAAATTCATATCCTATGAGAGAGAGACTAATTCTGTGCCACATTCTGAGGACTTCCTTGTTTATAAAGCAAATATGAAAAAGCATGTTTACCTTCTGTTAGGGatctttctcaaaaaaaagtcctgtagacgttttctgggttttgggggttttttccctgtaaatacCAGGACACTTGATTTAGCTCTgtaaatgtcttttttaaaagttggaGAAATACCAAATGTTGTCAGATTTTCCAAAGTAACTACCATATTTGACATAGATATGGGAATACAGTGAGGTAGAGATAAAGGGTGTGCAGTGGGTCAGAGATGTagaggcagcagctcttgcACAGATGTGACTGCCCTCTCTGCTGGATATAGTGATAACTCATGCTTTGAACGTATGCAATTAATTATTGCTATTCCTTTTTAAGTGATAATTAGTCTTACTCTTGAAATAAATGATGTTTTCTTGAAGCATACTTGCTTATGATCAGAGAGATGGTGTGAAATGTCATTTGAAAGTCTTCAAGATTCCAGCAAGAACTTTACAAAAAAGTTATTCCTTTTCTGCTACATATTTGAATGCGTACTTACTTAAATTTAGTTCTCTCTAAGTGCAGTTTGGCATCCAGGTGGGCATCACAGGAGTTCACATACGAATTTTACAAgctaaattaaatttcaaactGCTACAATATACAACTCATGATCTGTTTTTGAATTGACTGATCTGTATATCTATTTCTCACTACAGACATTCACAGCAAAAGTTCACAAACACCTTGGATTGAAATTAGTTTTGACATAGGCAAATACTGCACTCTTAAATGGGAAGTTCTTCATTACTGTTTAATTTTGATGTCAAACCCTTGCATAAGAAAGCAGGAGGGGTTTGAACTTGGAGAGAAAACTAAATCTCAGTATCAAGCAGTGTTGTATTGGCAAGCAATTTACttgataaaaaaattgaaatggaaTTGTTGCATAaaggaaacagcattttaaCGTTGTTGTAAAGTAAGTAatgatttttataaaaaaaaagtatcactTCATATTCTCTATTTATACAAGAAAACATATAATGTCTTATTGAAAATTGGCCAAATACATTCCCAGACACAGTTTTGTTAGCCAAATCTTTTGAAGGATTtctttatggatttttttggcAGGAGAGGTGATTTTAATAGAAAAGTATAAGATGTACCAGATGCAGTTTTCTGGATTGCCATAAATGGTTAATAAATTATTGGAGACTGTAAATGTCTGGTTTACAGCAGTCCATGCTGAATTTTGGCTCAGGACTTTTTTGTTACTTAGTCTTTTCATACAGCCGAAGTATGTGTTTAAGTCCTTTTCAGCTGTAAGATTCTATTTTAGAAGGAAAtgttccatttaaaaaatatgtttaatgGTAAATTGCATAGTCACTGTGGATGGAATATAGCAAAGTAGTGGTCCTGAAAAGTTGATCCACTTTGTTATAGaacctttttttcatttaaattattaatactTTTGGTTTAAAATTCATCATAAAGGGATAAATTAAgtgaataaaaatggaaaaagcaacTCATACTGTCTTGCTTTGTAGAGAAATAGCAACAGTGTAAGATTTAattgaaatttgttttcaaatgctgtTTATCTTTTTGTGGTGTTAGTAGTTTATTTCCCTCTTTATTCCCTTTTGTTCTGTGGACATCCAAATAACAAGTCACCTATGTTTGCTCCTGCAACTGTATCACTGTGTAATTATACTGCCAATGTTTTCCTTCAAGTATTGATGTCCTATTTAACCATATTTACAAAGTAGCATAATTTTAAGTAAATGTAAACCTTGAAACCACAGATCAGTTCTCCTGTGCCTCACCCTGATGTGTTGAGAGAGGAGTGTTGAAGAGCAGTCACATTATTGGAATGGATTTCGATGCATATGGATGTAGTTGTTACAAGATAGTGTTGTATAATACATGTTTTGCTTTGGTTAACTTGCTTTGAATGAGGAGTTTACTCTGTGTGTTCCTTGAATAAGAACTTT
Encoded proteins:
- the TRIP11 gene encoding thyroid receptor-interacting protein 11, with the translated sequence MASWLGGLGSGLGQSLGQVGDSLSSLTGQISSFTKDILLEGAEEVGDAATELHVSNSRLREIESINAAQKFENDRLKKVCSDLEEKHEAAELQIKQLSIEYRNQLQQKEVEISHLKARQNALQEQLQKVQTAAQTAQMGAGVLPAATASASYVPVVRHSSGFEGDDMDFGDIIWSQQEINRLSNEVSRLESEVDHWKQIAVSSRVQGTNDAEQSEICKLQNVVKELKQNLSQEIDEHQHELSVLQDAHRQKLVEISRRHREELREYEERIEELENQLQQDGVSTDAVDDSKITEQKKKPQSLDGGKVEELQIVKNLEDEIRKLNNKLSSAKAENKNLLKEQEFAKLEKIQIAQDYEKLKSDFSVLQRSVAEQDALLKEQKQLQSKTSLPQDVVRLQQALLEAENEIARLSSLNQGLEKELTSAQHKHENILSSNTEDQNSEINQLRQDLERKEHELDESVAERETLIAELEELDKQNQEATQHMITLKEQLSKQRTETDSIITQLKLDIDCERNKVSELETEKMKTIKELDSQKEKLNQCSCALNDLHIIKQQLQDNIKDLQEQLRKAQDCNLHSKKEIGELQQKLKEREEELCVSLSQLTEKSNEESNNTCQDLILKEREVEITKLQNDVSENKQLNEDLQKSLSNLRTENAELIVAIEDLKQELSDAISEKKKVYLEKDTVVEALKMEKRQLESELNETEKRLLEQAHNYKQTIQELSNARSMDTTALQLEHERLVKLHQEKDFKIAELKRSIEQMEIDHQETKEMLTTSLGGQKQLTDLIKEKEVFIEKYKNQALQVKQELEEYMKVSKKQDVLKQNLEEKDRSLAVMKEENNHLKEEIERLKDQQSRSTPVVEPKTLDIIIELESEVTQLKVIKTNLEEEIKVHKKTIEDQNQTTVKLQQSLQEQRKEIDESKFQCEQMNVTHERLFLEKDEEIKNLQKTIEQIKTQLHKERQIIQTDSSDLFQETKVQTLNGENGNEKHDLSKAEIERLVKGIKEREMEIKLLNEKNVSLSQQIDQLSKDEVGKLTRIIQEKDLEIQALNARVSSASYRQDVLSLQQQLQAYVMEREQVLAVLSEKTRENSQLKTEYRNIMDMVAAKEAALVRLQEENRKLSNRSENSSQDMSRETIQNLSRIIREKDIEIDALSQKCQTLLTVLQTSNTGAGNGAGGVNSNQFEELLQERDKLKQQVKKMEEWKQQVITTVQNMQHESAHLQEELHKLQAQISVESDSTSRLQVDYNGLIQSYEQNEKKLKSFSQELAQVQHSIGQLCNTKDLLLSKLDLVTPSVAAAPTVSQLSDVQCSPPEALSEEYKLLQIELEQLKKKLQEKDSTIRTLQENNQRLSDSVAAASEIERKSQEETESEMRQIKEKHDVLQKSLREKDILIKSKSDQLLSVSENLSNKENENELLKQAVTNLKERNLILEMDIRKLKEENEKIVTRCREKETEFRALQETNMQFSMMLKEKEFESHSMKEKALAFEKLLKDKEQGKTGELNQLLNEVKSMQEKAVTFQQERDQVMVALKQKQMESSALQSEVQHLHEKEQRLNQELERLRNHLLEMEDSYTREALAAEDREVKLRKKVLILEEKLASSSTAVENASHQASLQVESLQEQLNLVTKQRDETVLQLTISQDQVKQYALSLANLQMVLEQFQQEEKAMYSAELERHQKQSAEWKKKAENLEEKVVSLQESLEEANAALDAASRLTEQLDIKEEQIEELKKEGEIRREMLEDVQNKLMNLMNSTEGKVDKLLMRNLFIGHFHTPKNRRLEVLRLMGSILGLKKDELDQLLSEEQRGVTRWVTGWLGGGAGSKSVPSTPLRPTHQNIFNSSFSELFVKFLETESRPSLPPPKLSVRGMKPLGAAGTGKTNSTPSNSQMQDSAVSGMGRRPDANPFIAPRSAAVPLITPATSSGHLLMKPISDALPTFTPLPVSPDASAGAVLKDLLKQ